Proteins co-encoded in one Rudaeicoccus suwonensis genomic window:
- a CDS encoding DUF5302 domain-containing protein: MTQDNGPSDDVKRKFREALDKKNAHGGKDVSDHAAHSKVSGSHGPETSGSQQMFRRKSGG, translated from the coding sequence GTGACGCAGGACAACGGACCCAGTGACGACGTCAAGCGCAAGTTCCGTGAGGCGTTGGACAAGAAGAACGCCCACGGTGGCAAGGACGTCTCCGACCACGCCGCTCACTCCAAGGTGAGCGGTTCCCACGGGCCGGAGACGTCCGGCTCCCAGCAGATGTTCCGTCGCAAGTCCGGCGGCTGA